Proteins encoded by one window of Anopheles maculipalpis chromosome 2RL, idAnoMacuDA_375_x, whole genome shotgun sequence:
- the LOC126568301 gene encoding microfibril-associated glycoprotein 4-like yields the protein MLSNVYGLVVCLNVVLLSTVQSASNDTNSSTIDQSTVSNPSGYGFEMIMAKLDYLQYKLLEMDFVMKEHSEGIEQNQAHLEKVFGSMLWAISRLDQAIGNNLTALQAQSWKILSRQTICANHELMRNEIFSLQPKQGLSASARTLFDLQGMRHKGPFESCQDEPSKMSGKYLIRATNDVEPFPAYCEQTKFGGGWLVIQHRFKGSLDFFRNWTEYRDGFGSIDQEFWIGLERLHQLTTSKPYQLMIEVEDFAGDYRYARYKEFEIGSEAEMYSLKKLGVYSGTGGDSLTYHKGQKFTTMDRDNDGAPTNCAVTCEGAWWYNNCHHSNLNGRFMNAVDVKSISWYHFKSSHQGMAYTRMMIREL from the coding sequence ATGCTTTCAAACGTGTATGGTTTAGTGGTGTGCCTAAACGTTGTGCTCTTATCGACGGTACAGTCTGCGAGTAATGATACAAACTCCAGTACGATAGATCAGTCTACCGTCAGTAACCCTTCTGGGTATGGGTTTGAGATGATCATGGCTAAACTGGACTACCTGCAGTACAAGCTGCTCGAGATGGACTTTGTGATGAAGGAGCATAGTGAAGGAATCGAACAGAATCAGGCCCACCTGGAGAAAGTGTTTGGCAGCATGCTGTGGGCGATCAGTCGGTTAGATCAAGCGATCGGCAACAATCTGACCGCACTGCAGGCACAATCATGGAAGATTCTTTCCCGACAGACCATCTGCGCTAATCATGAGCTGATGCGAAACGAAATCTTTAGCCTCCAGCCAAAGCAAGGCCTGTCCGCTAGTGCACGCACGCTGTTCGATCTGCAAGGAATGCGTCACAAGGGTCCCTTCGAATCGTGCCAAGACGAACCTTCGAAGATGTCTGGCAAATATCTAATCCGTGCCACAAACGACGTGGAACCATTCCCGGCGTACTGCGAGCAGACAAAGTTCGgcggtggttggttggtgataCAGCACCGTTTCAAGGGATCGCTTGATTTCTTCCGCAACTGGACCGAGTACAGGGATGGCTTCGGAAGCATCGATCAGGAGTTTTGGATCGGGCTGGAACGGTTGCATCAGCTGACGACATCCAAACCGTACCAGCTGATGATCGAGGTGGAAGACTTTGCCGGCGACTATCGGTACGCGCGCTATAAGGAGTTCGAAATCGGCAGTGAGGCGGAGATGTACAGCTTGAAGAAGCTGGGCGTGTACAGCGGGACGGGTGGTGATTCGTTGACGTATCACAAGGGCCAAAAGTTCACGACCATGGATCGCGATAACGATGGTGCTCCGACGAACTGTGCTGTGACGTGTGAGGGTGCTTGGTGGTACAACAATTGTCACCATTCGAATCTGAACGGACGTTTCATGAATGCGGTAGATGTGAAGTCGATCTCGTGGTATCATTTTAAAAGCTCTCACCAAGGTATGGCCTACACGAGGATGATGATACGTGAGTTGTAG